In the genome of Pseudomonas putida, one region contains:
- a CDS encoding MBL fold metallo-hydrolase has product MNALLLIGVLLLMLPLDSTAGEPAPYRDGRFHNQATLSQDSALKKLRIGLKYLFLRKPAGTRPSTPISLQPMTLQQVLDAPDHSLWRLGHSTVLLKLRGRFFITDPVFAERASPVQWAGPLRFHAPPLSLGELPPLAAVILSHDHFDHLDEQTIRQLAPRAGLFLAPLGVGELLISWGVPAGKVRQLDWWQETEVEGVRLVATPAQHFSGRGLLDSNRRLWTSWVVMDEELRLFFSGDTGYFDGFRQIGERYGPFDLTLIETGAYNVAWPNVHMQPEQSLQAHLDLRGRWLLPVHNGTFDLSIHGWQEPFERIVELASQAQVRLSTPQMGERVSLDSPHEGQNWWQPRPVRERGRMIERDVVRR; this is encoded by the coding sequence ATGAACGCCTTGCTCTTGATCGGAGTGTTACTGCTCATGCTGCCTTTGGACTCTACCGCTGGGGAGCCGGCGCCGTATCGGGATGGGCGCTTCCATAATCAGGCCACCCTGTCTCAGGATAGCGCCCTGAAAAAACTGCGCATTGGTTTGAAGTACCTGTTCCTGCGCAAGCCCGCCGGAACACGCCCGTCGACGCCCATCAGCCTGCAGCCCATGACCCTTCAGCAGGTGCTCGATGCGCCGGACCATAGCCTTTGGCGTCTGGGGCATTCGACGGTACTGCTCAAGCTGCGTGGACGCTTCTTTATTACCGACCCGGTGTTCGCCGAGCGCGCCTCGCCCGTGCAATGGGCAGGACCATTGCGTTTCCATGCTCCGCCACTGAGCCTGGGAGAGCTGCCGCCGTTGGCTGCGGTGATTCTTTCCCATGACCACTTCGATCACCTTGATGAACAGACGATTCGCCAGCTAGCGCCACGTGCCGGGTTGTTTCTGGCTCCGCTTGGCGTGGGTGAACTGTTGATCAGCTGGGGAGTCCCAGCAGGCAAGGTGCGCCAACTGGATTGGTGGCAGGAAACCGAGGTCGAGGGTGTTCGCCTGGTGGCAACGCCCGCGCAGCACTTCTCAGGGCGGGGATTGTTGGACAGCAATCGCAGGCTGTGGACGTCCTGGGTGGTAATGGATGAAGAGCTGCGGTTGTTCTTCAGTGGGGATACAGGATACTTCGACGGCTTCCGTCAGATTGGCGAGCGCTATGGGCCGTTCGACCTGACCTTGATCGAAACCGGTGCCTACAACGTGGCCTGGCCGAATGTACACATGCAGCCGGAGCAGAGCTTGCAGGCCCATTTGGACTTGCGCGGGCGCTGGCTGCTGCCGGTCCATAATGGCACCTTTGATTTGTCTATCCATGGGTGGCAGGAGCCTTTCGAGCGCATTGTCGAGCTGGCTTCGCAAGCGCAGGTGCGTTTGTCCACGCCCCAGATGGGCGAGCGGGTCAGCCTGGACTCGCCGCACGAGGGACAGAACTGGTGGCAGCCGCGACCGGTTCGTGAGCGGGGCAGGATGATCGAGCGCGATGTCGTGAGACGCTGA